Proteins encoded within one genomic window of Sphingomonas sp. KRR8:
- the acpS gene encoding holo-ACP synthase, with translation MIVGLGSDLCNIARIQASLDRFGDRFLQRVFTEVEQAKAARRPFTAAGTLAKRFAAKEAFSKAVGTGFKRGVFMKDIGVVNAPSGKPTLILTGGARARLDALTPAGHALDVHLTMTDDHPWAQAFVILEARKLEPIRD, from the coding sequence GTGATCGTCGGGCTGGGTTCGGACCTGTGCAACATCGCGCGGATCCAGGCGTCGCTTGACCGCTTCGGCGACCGCTTCCTCCAGCGCGTGTTCACCGAGGTGGAGCAGGCCAAGGCCGCGCGCCGGCCATTCACCGCCGCCGGCACGCTTGCCAAGCGCTTCGCCGCCAAGGAGGCTTTCTCCAAGGCGGTTGGCACCGGCTTCAAGCGTGGCGTGTTCATGAAGGATATTGGCGTTGTTAATGCGCCGTCCGGTAAGCCGACGCTGATCCTGACCGGTGGCGCGCGGGCTCGGCTTGACGCCCTGACGCCCGCGGGCCACGCCCTCGACGTTCACCTGACCATGACCGATGACCATCCCTGGGCGCAGGCCTTCGTGATCCTGGAAGCCCGCAAGCTGGAGCCCATACGTGACTGA
- a CDS encoding pyridoxine 5'-phosphate synthase — translation MNERLRLGVNIDHVATIRNARGGDYPDPVRAALLACQAGADGITAHLREDRRHITDFDIARLAAELPVPLNLEMAATNEMLGIALRHRPNAACIVPERREERTTEGGLDAAGQFAHLQPLVEQLRSANVRVSLFIEPDERQIDAALRLGAPVVELHTGRFAHLSEGERSQELKRLTDAAALAAKNGIEVHAGHGLTTDNVTPIAAIPQVRELNIGHYLIGEAIFVGLEAAIRQMRAAMDHAR, via the coding sequence ATGAACGAGCGCCTCCGCCTCGGCGTCAACATCGACCATGTCGCGACTATCCGTAACGCGCGGGGCGGCGACTATCCCGACCCGGTGCGCGCGGCGCTGCTGGCCTGCCAGGCAGGAGCGGACGGCATCACCGCCCACCTGCGCGAAGACCGGCGGCACATCACCGACTTCGATATCGCCCGGCTTGCGGCCGAGCTGCCGGTGCCGCTGAACCTCGAGATGGCGGCCACCAACGAGATGCTCGGGATCGCGCTCCGGCACCGGCCGAATGCGGCCTGCATCGTGCCCGAGCGACGGGAGGAGCGGACCACCGAAGGCGGCCTGGACGCCGCCGGCCAGTTCGCGCACCTCCAGCCGCTGGTCGAACAGCTCCGTTCGGCGAACGTGCGGGTGAGCCTGTTTATCGAACCCGACGAGCGGCAGATCGACGCGGCCTTGCGCCTTGGCGCGCCGGTGGTCGAACTCCACACCGGACGCTTCGCCCACCTGAGCGAAGGCGAACGGAGCCAGGAACTGAAGCGCTTGACCGACGCCGCCGCACTTGCCGCCAAGAACGGGATCGAGGTTCACGCCGGGCATGGCCTGACCACCGACAATGTCACGCCGATCGCCGCCATCCCGCAGGTTCGCGAGCTGAACATCGGCCATTATCTGATCGGTGAAGCGATCTTCGTCGGGCTGGAGGCCGCCATCCGCCAGATGCGTGCGGCGATGGACCACGCGCGGTGA
- the ctaD gene encoding cytochrome c oxidase subunit I gives MATTADSLPLTGHEAPAHDHGHDADHKPAFFARWFMSTNHKDIGTLYLIFAICAGIIGGAISGIMRAELAEPGIQILTKAWPIGAGSTNFDEALHHWNVLITAHGLIMVFFMVMPALIGGFANWFVPIMIGAPDMAFPRMNNISFWLLVPAFILLLGSTFVPGGTGLGAGTGWTVYAPLSTSGSAGPAVDMAIFALHLAGASSILGAINFITTIFNMRAPGMTLHKMPLFVWSVLVTAFLLLLALPVLAGAITMLLTDRNFGTSFFDASGGGDPVLYQHLFWFFGHPEVYIMILPAFGIVSQIVATFSRKPVFGYLGMAYAMVAIGVVGFVVWAHHMFTVGLDVNVKMYFTAATMIIAVPTGVKIFSWIATMWGGSISFETPMLWAIGFIFLFTVGGVTGVVLSNGGVDTYLHDTYYVVAHFHYVLSLGAVFGLFAGFYYWFPKMSGKMYNELLGKIHFWVMFAGVNVIFFPQHFLGLDGMPRRIPDYTPAFAYWNKISSIGYQITAAAMVVFFVNVFWSLAKGKKAPDNPWGEGATTLEWTLSSPPPFHQFETLPKID, from the coding sequence ATGGCCACTACCGCAGACTCCCTCCCGCTGACGGGGCACGAGGCGCCCGCCCATGACCACGGTCATGACGCGGATCACAAGCCGGCGTTCTTCGCGCGCTGGTTCATGTCCACCAATCACAAGGACATCGGCACGCTCTACCTGATCTTCGCCATCTGCGCGGGGATCATCGGTGGCGCGATCAGCGGCATCATGCGTGCCGAGCTGGCCGAGCCGGGCATCCAGATCCTGACCAAGGCTTGGCCGATCGGCGCGGGCAGCACCAACTTCGACGAGGCGCTCCATCACTGGAATGTGCTCATCACCGCCCACGGCCTGATCATGGTCTTCTTCATGGTCATGCCGGCGCTGATCGGCGGCTTCGCCAACTGGTTCGTGCCGATCATGATCGGCGCTCCGGACATGGCCTTCCCGCGGATGAACAACATCAGCTTCTGGCTGCTCGTCCCGGCCTTCATCCTGCTGCTTGGCTCGACCTTCGTGCCGGGCGGTACGGGGCTTGGTGCGGGCACCGGCTGGACGGTTTACGCCCCGCTATCGACCAGCGGATCGGCGGGACCGGCGGTCGACATGGCGATCTTCGCGCTCCACCTGGCGGGCGCCAGCTCGATCCTCGGCGCGATCAACTTCATCACCACCATCTTCAACATGCGCGCGCCGGGGATGACCCTGCACAAGATGCCGCTGTTCGTGTGGTCGGTGCTGGTCACCGCCTTCCTGCTGCTGCTGGCGCTGCCGGTGCTGGCGGGTGCGATCACCATGCTGCTGACCGACCGTAACTTCGGCACCAGCTTCTTCGACGCCAGCGGCGGCGGCGACCCGGTGCTCTATCAGCACCTGTTCTGGTTCTTCGGTCACCCCGAAGTGTACATCATGATCCTGCCGGCCTTCGGCATCGTCAGCCAGATCGTCGCCACCTTCAGCCGCAAGCCGGTGTTCGGCTATCTCGGCATGGCCTACGCCATGGTCGCGATCGGCGTGGTCGGCTTCGTCGTGTGGGCGCACCACATGTTCACCGTCGGCCTCGACGTGAACGTGAAGATGTACTTCACCGCCGCCACCATGATCATCGCGGTTCCGACGGGCGTGAAGATCTTCAGCTGGATCGCCACCATGTGGGGCGGCTCGATCTCGTTCGAGACGCCGATGCTGTGGGCGATCGGCTTCATCTTCCTGTTCACCGTGGGCGGCGTCACCGGCGTCGTCCTGTCGAACGGCGGCGTCGACACCTACCTGCACGACACCTATTACGTGGTCGCGCACTTCCACTACGTGCTGTCGCTGGGTGCCGTGTTCGGCCTGTTCGCGGGCTTCTACTACTGGTTCCCGAAGATGAGCGGGAAGATGTACAACGAGCTGCTGGGCAAGATCCATTTCTGGGTCATGTTCGCCGGCGTCAACGTCATCTTCTTCCCGCAGCACTTCCTGGGCCTGGACGGCATGCCGCGGCGCATTCCGGACTACACCCCGGCCTTCGCTTACTGGAACAAGATCTCCTCGATCGGCTACCAGATCACGGCGGCCGCGATGGTGGTGTTCTTCGTCAACGTCTTCTGGTCGTTGGCCAAGGGCAAGAAGGCCCCCGACAATCCTTGGGGCGAAGGCGCGACGACGCTCGAGTGGACCCTGTCGAGCCCCCCGCCCTTCCACCAGTTCGAGACCCTGCCGAAGATCGACTGA
- the pyrE gene encoding orotate phosphoribosyltransferase yields MENERVLDEFRAAGALLEGHFVLSSGLRSPRYLQCARVLMDPSRAERLASALADRLPAEVRDLVEVVVSPAMGGVIIGHEMGRALGRPAMFVERPTGTFELRRGFALEPGQKVLMVEDVVTTGLSSREAIKAITEAGGEVVGAAALVDRSNGGVDLGVPFTALIKLDVPTYQPDALPPELAAIPAIKPGSRAAA; encoded by the coding sequence ATGGAAAACGAAAGAGTCCTCGACGAATTCCGCGCGGCCGGAGCGCTGCTCGAAGGGCATTTCGTCCTCTCGTCGGGTCTCCGCTCGCCGCGCTACCTCCAGTGCGCGCGGGTGCTGATGGACCCTTCACGGGCCGAACGCCTCGCCAGCGCCCTCGCCGACCGGCTTCCGGCAGAGGTACGGGATTTGGTCGAGGTGGTGGTGTCGCCGGCGATGGGCGGGGTGATCATCGGCCATGAGATGGGCCGCGCGCTGGGCCGGCCGGCGATGTTCGTCGAGCGCCCGACCGGCACGTTCGAGCTCCGCCGCGGCTTTGCACTGGAGCCGGGGCAGAAGGTGCTGATGGTCGAGGACGTGGTGACGACCGGACTGTCGAGCCGGGAAGCGATCAAGGCGATCACCGAGGCCGGCGGGGAGGTCGTCGGCGCGGCGGCGCTGGTCGACCGGTCGAATGGCGGCGTCGACCTCGGCGTCCCGTTCACCGCGCTGATCAAGCTCGACGTGCCGACCTACCAGCCGGACGCGCTGCCCCCTGAGCTGGCGGCCATTCCCGCGATCAAGCCCGGCAGCCGCGCCGCCGCATGA
- a CDS encoding FKBP-type peptidyl-prolyl cis-trans isomerase has product MSVTQVPIRPIAKATRTRALLGFVLVILAGVLLAWFGAGQLRGETTASGLQFRTVQKGEGPLITVNDGVLIDYEGKLPDGTVFDTTAGKSPAPMLAGQVIPGFSEALQKMQKGGRYKFRVPGKLAYGASPPPGSPIPPNSDLDFTVHVVQVVPNAAQMVRMQQMQQGAGAAGAEGAVPPPGE; this is encoded by the coding sequence ATGAGCGTCACCCAGGTTCCGATTCGCCCCATCGCCAAGGCGACCCGCACCCGCGCCCTCCTGGGCTTCGTGCTGGTGATCCTGGCCGGCGTGCTGCTGGCCTGGTTCGGCGCCGGGCAGCTGCGCGGCGAGACAACCGCCAGCGGCCTCCAGTTCCGAACGGTCCAGAAAGGTGAGGGGCCGCTGATCACCGTCAATGACGGCGTGCTGATCGACTATGAGGGCAAGCTGCCCGACGGCACCGTGTTCGACACCACCGCGGGCAAGAGTCCGGCGCCGATGCTGGCCGGCCAGGTCATCCCCGGCTTCTCCGAAGCGCTGCAGAAGATGCAGAAGGGCGGCCGCTACAAGTTCCGGGTGCCGGGCAAGCTCGCCTACGGCGCCAGCCCGCCGCCGGGCAGCCCGATCCCGCCCAACAGCGATCTCGATTTCACCGTCCACGTCGTTCAGGTCGTCCCCAACGCCGCGCAAATGGTGCGGATGCAGCAGATGCAGCAGGGTGCGGGCGCTGCCGGCGCCGAGGGCGCGGTTCCGCCCCCGGGCGAGTAA
- a CDS encoding AI-2E family transporter: protein MAQPPSPHVERPGPAEVRDPLVLTELKRAGVWAGVVLAVLGVIYLAEPLLLIIGGLIFAVLLDGGARLIGRALPIPRGVRLVLVIFLCLGFFGWLFWYAGTTFAGQFEALRQTVEAQGAKLLGWAHTHGLVDEDRPQMVTQQLVGSVGRLTSALGSAIGVITSAVLILALGIFFASEPRLYHRGVAWMLPLRKRDFFYRLLERVGFNLRRLLFGRLLGMITEGLFTWAMLAAGGVPFAALLALITGSLAFIPNIGALISGALMVAVGFSAGTGTGVWAIIVYFAVHNIEGYVVMPYIARKTVDLAPAAVLAAQLIFGALFGFLGLLLADPILASLKVALEEWAGVDPHAEEGEEVASPE from the coding sequence ATGGCCCAGCCCCCGTCGCCGCATGTCGAACGGCCGGGCCCGGCGGAAGTCCGTGACCCGCTGGTCCTGACGGAGCTCAAGCGGGCGGGCGTGTGGGCCGGCGTGGTGCTGGCCGTGCTGGGGGTCATCTACCTCGCCGAGCCATTGCTGCTGATCATCGGCGGACTGATCTTCGCGGTGCTGCTGGACGGCGGCGCCCGCCTGATCGGGCGGGCCCTGCCGATCCCGCGGGGCGTACGCCTGGTGTTGGTGATCTTTCTTTGCCTCGGCTTCTTCGGCTGGCTGTTCTGGTATGCCGGCACCACCTTCGCCGGTCAGTTCGAGGCCCTCCGCCAGACGGTGGAGGCGCAGGGGGCCAAGCTGCTCGGCTGGGCGCATACGCATGGGCTGGTGGACGAGGATCGGCCGCAAATGGTCACCCAGCAGCTGGTGGGGAGCGTCGGCCGCCTGACCAGCGCGCTTGGCAGCGCGATCGGCGTGATCACCAGTGCGGTGCTGATCCTTGCGCTCGGCATCTTCTTCGCCTCGGAGCCACGCCTCTATCATCGCGGGGTCGCCTGGATGCTGCCGCTGCGCAAGCGTGACTTCTTCTATCGCTTGCTGGAGCGGGTCGGCTTCAACCTGCGCCGGCTGCTGTTCGGGCGTCTGCTCGGAATGATCACGGAAGGCCTGTTCACCTGGGCCATGCTGGCCGCGGGCGGAGTGCCGTTCGCCGCACTGCTCGCACTGATCACCGGCTCGCTGGCCTTCATCCCGAACATCGGCGCGCTGATCAGCGGAGCCCTGATGGTGGCCGTCGGCTTTTCGGCCGGAACCGGCACCGGCGTGTGGGCGATCATCGTCTATTTCGCCGTGCACAATATCGAGGGCTATGTCGTCATGCCCTACATTGCTCGAAAGACGGTGGACCTCGCCCCGGCCGCGGTGCTTGCGGCGCAGCTGATCTTCGGCGCGCTGTTCGGTTTCCTCGGCTTGCTGCTGGCCGATCCGATCCTCGCCAGCCTCAAGGTCGCGCTGGAAGAATGGGCCGGGGTCGATCCCCATGCCGAAGAGGGCGAGGAGGTGGCCTCGCCCGAATAG
- the lepB gene encoding signal peptidase I produces MWREIKGLFWVLLAVLAFHSLVAKPFYIPSESMMPGLLKGDRLVVSKYPYGWSWVSPSFHVLPVMQGRLFGHLPKAGDVVIVTPPGGTEDYIKRAIGLPGDTVEVRGGHLILNGREVKREVRPPAMVPVDANAPCGLQFAGFQVRASDGKSYCRLPIVRETLPNGVSYDTIDLGDSPGDNYGPVTVPADHVFLMGDNRDRSADSRFSAGAPEFGLGGPVPWENIGGRAEFITFSLDGTTELLNPVSWFRALRSGRAGTSLRAHQGS; encoded by the coding sequence TTGTGGCGCGAGATCAAGGGCCTGTTCTGGGTGCTGCTGGCGGTGCTGGCCTTCCACAGCCTGGTCGCCAAGCCCTTCTATATTCCCTCGGAATCGATGATGCCCGGCCTGCTCAAGGGTGACCGGCTGGTGGTCAGCAAATATCCCTACGGCTGGTCGTGGGTTTCCCCGAGCTTCCACGTCCTGCCGGTCATGCAGGGCCGCCTGTTCGGTCACCTGCCCAAAGCCGGAGACGTGGTGATCGTCACCCCGCCGGGCGGCACCGAGGACTACATCAAGCGTGCCATCGGGCTGCCGGGCGACACGGTCGAGGTGCGCGGCGGGCACCTGATCCTTAACGGCCGCGAGGTGAAGCGCGAAGTTCGCCCACCGGCCATGGTGCCGGTCGATGCCAATGCGCCGTGCGGCCTGCAGTTCGCCGGCTTCCAGGTCCGGGCCAGCGATGGCAAGAGCTATTGCCGCCTGCCGATCGTCCGCGAAACGCTGCCCAACGGCGTCAGCTATGACACCATCGACCTGGGCGACAGCCCGGGTGACAATTACGGGCCGGTCACCGTGCCGGCCGACCATGTCTTCCTGATGGGCGACAATCGCGACCGCAGCGCCGACAGCCGCTTCTCCGCCGGAGCGCCCGAATTCGGGCTGGGCGGGCCGGTGCCGTGGGAGAATATCGGCGGGCGCGCCGAGTTCATCACCTTCAGCCTGGACGGCACGACCGAGCTGCTGAACCCCGTCAGCTGGTTCCGCGCACTCCGCTCGGGCCGGGCAGGTACGTCGCTCAGGGCGCATCAGGGCAGCTGA
- the coxB gene encoding cytochrome c oxidase subunit II yields MKFFPWALALAVAGLSPVSAQTLPNGAQGGQPSVSATSATPAAAQPNRAPGAVKDPTPGASAVAPAAAGPAFQHALPTPGIGEPDGRIGTQDQFTPVGREAAAFHNNWLLLLCAVISIFVLGLLLLVVLKFRRGANPTPSRTSHNTLIEVVWTLAPVLILVAIAIPSIRLIRHQYSPPPADLTVKVIGNQWYWTYQYPDNGGFEIVSNMLKEKNEAGAGARFRTDADGPKLLAVDERLVIPAGKVVKFIVTSNDVIHSFAMPAFWMKMDANPGILNETWVKVDRPGVYFGQCSELCGARHGFMPIAIEVVTPQRYAQWVASKGGTMPGARPAATPDSTAATTVSPTNVTPAAAPLPATKPGTAAPAAPGATQPNVANRATDANQ; encoded by the coding sequence ATGAAGTTCTTCCCATGGGCGCTAGCCCTGGCCGTCGCCGGCCTCTCCCCCGTCAGCGCGCAGACCCTGCCGAACGGGGCGCAAGGCGGCCAACCCAGCGTCTCCGCGACGAGCGCGACGCCCGCCGCCGCGCAGCCGAATCGGGCGCCGGGCGCGGTCAAGGATCCGACCCCGGGCGCCAGCGCGGTGGCCCCTGCCGCTGCCGGCCCGGCGTTCCAGCATGCGCTGCCAACGCCCGGCATCGGCGAGCCCGACGGCCGGATCGGCACGCAGGACCAGTTCACGCCGGTCGGCCGTGAAGCCGCAGCGTTCCACAACAACTGGCTGCTGCTGCTGTGCGCGGTGATCAGCATCTTCGTCCTCGGCCTGCTGCTGCTGGTGGTGCTGAAGTTCCGCCGCGGCGCCAATCCGACCCCGTCGCGCACCAGCCACAACACCTTGATCGAGGTCGTCTGGACCCTAGCTCCGGTGCTGATCCTGGTGGCGATCGCCATTCCGTCGATCCGCCTCATCCGGCACCAGTACAGCCCGCCACCCGCCGACCTCACGGTTAAGGTGATCGGCAACCAGTGGTACTGGACCTACCAATATCCGGATAACGGCGGGTTCGAGATCGTCTCGAACATGCTCAAGGAAAAGAATGAGGCTGGCGCCGGCGCCCGCTTCCGGACCGATGCCGACGGCCCCAAGCTGCTGGCGGTGGACGAGCGGCTGGTGATCCCGGCCGGCAAGGTGGTGAAGTTCATCGTCACCTCCAACGACGTCATCCACAGCTTCGCCATGCCGGCTTTCTGGATGAAGATGGACGCCAACCCGGGCATCCTCAATGAAACCTGGGTGAAGGTCGACCGGCCGGGCGTCTACTTCGGGCAATGCTCCGAACTGTGCGGCGCGCGCCACGGCTTCATGCCGATCGCGATCGAAGTGGTCACCCCGCAGCGTTACGCGCAGTGGGTCGCAAGCAAGGGCGGCACCATGCCCGGTGCCCGTCCGGCCGCCACTCCCGACAGCACGGCGGCCACCACCGTCAGCCCGACCAACGTGACGCCCGCCGCGGCGCCGCTGCCCGCCACCAAGCCGGGCACGGCAGCGCCGGCAGCCCCCGGTGCCACCCAGCCAAACGTCGCCAATCGCGCGACCGACGCCAATCAGTAA